TGATGAAGAATCTAATCAAAAGGGACTATTTCTAATTTACAGTCACTATCCTATTTTCATTGGACTTATTATGATGACCGTTTCGATGAGTTTTCTTCTGAATCCTGAAGCTAATCTTCTCTTTGCAACCAGCTTCTCTTATATCGGATTTGGCCTCTTTCAAGCTGCTGTCCTAGTAAATGGGCCCTATAACAAACACTATCTTCGCTATTCGAAAAGTTACTACTGTGTCCAAGCGACACTCTATCTGGCTGCCTTGATTCTCTCTTTAATCTTTGCTTCTAATCCTATAATAGTAGTGAGTATAACAACCATTTTAGCTCTAGCTATAGCCATTCATTTTATTTATTTTTATGTGACACAGAATAAAAAATATTCCAAATCTAACTGGGAGTTATTTTAATGAGTTTATAACATAAAAAAGCTTTGGGAACCAAAGCTTTTTTACTTTCTATCTAAACTTTTTCATGATGTATTTTCGTACAGGTTCTTCAACCATTTGAACGATTTCAAATCCTTCTTTTTGGTAAAGATTCTGAGCTCTTTGATTTGCCTCGTAGACATTTAGAGAAACACTATCTATGTCTCCATTTTCCAAGGCCAAACTAACAAATTTCCTTAAAGCCTGGCTACCTAAGCCTTGCCCCTGTTTCTGGGGGTTGATAAAAAATCTCCCGATATGAAGATTTCTGTCTTCCAGCCTGATTTTCTGGATAAGCCCCACAAACTCTTGTCCATCAAAGATTGAAAAGATTCCTTCCAAATCTTGCAAGACTTGAATTGTCAAGGGAAAAGGAATCATTGTTCCCATCCATTGTTCTTGAAAGGATTTGCCAAGGGAGTTGGACCATTGGCATACGAATTGAGCGTTTTCTATACTCACATTTTCTTCAAAACGAATTGTCATCTTGACCTCACCATCTTATCTGTGTTTCTCCATTATACTACTTCTCCTATTTTTTACGAATAGATAAGTGTATTATCTCACATTGTCAGAAGAAATCAGGGGTTTGACTGGCTACTATTTTAATGAGAAGAAAGTGAAGTCAGTATCTGAAAAAGCTAAAACTTTAATCACTTATTGTAATGATAGAATTGAGTTGTTCCAAAACAAGTCTGAAATAGTTTAGCTTTCTTACTCCTTGCTAAACAGCGTTAATTTTCAAAACTAAAGTATTCTCTACTGCTATAAGATTATTTGCCCCATTTTGAAATAATCACATTTACAATCACTCCAAACAGCTTTCGAAAATCATTTACATTTCAAACTTTTCATTATTTTACAAGTTTTCATTTCATTATCAACACAATAAAAAGACTTCAAACCATTGTTTTTGATCAATAGTTTGAAGTCTTTTTTACTTTATTGATTTCAAAAAAGTTGTACTTTCTTCTATGTGTCTTACATCATTCCGCCCATCATGCTTGGATCCATAGCTGGTGCTGCTGGAGCAGGTTCTGGTTTATTGGCCACAACAGCTTCTGTTGTCAAAATCAAGCTGGCTACAGAAGCGGCATTTTGCAAGGCTGAGCGCGTCACCTTGACTGGGTCAATGATTCCAGCCTCAATCATGTTGACCCATTCGCCAGTCGCGGCATTAAAGCCTGTACCTGCTTCAGAATTTTTCAGACGGTCAATGACGATTGAGCCTTCGAATCCTGCATTCAGAGCGATTTGACGGACAGGCTCTTCCAAGGCACGGAGAACGATGTTACGGCCTGTCGCTTCATCTCCTGTCAATTCAAGAGCAGCTACTGCACCCAGTACGCTGACAAAGGCTGTACCCCCACCGGAGACGATTCCTTCTTCCACTGCGGCACGAGTTGCGTTAAGGGCATCTTCAATGCGGAGTTTCATTTCTTTAAGTTCGGTTTCGGTTGCAGCTCCGACCTTAATCACCGCCACACCACCGGACAATTTAGCCAGACGTTCTTGCAGTTTTTCCTTGTCAAACTCAGAAGTTGTACTTTCGATTTGTGACTTGATAACGGCCACACGATTGGCAATGGCTTCAGGATTGCCAGATCCTTCGACAATCACAGTGCTGTCCTTGTCAACAGTGACTTTAGAAGCTTGTCCAAGCGCTTCAATGGTCGCATCTTTGAGCTCCAGACCAAGGTCTTCTGTAATCACTGTACCGCCTGTCAAGATGGCAATGTCTTCCAGCATAGCCTTGCGACGGTCACCGAAACCTGGTGCTTTAACAGCCACTACATTGAAGGTACCACGAATCTTGTTAAGAACCAATGTTGGCAAAGCTTCACCATCCACATCATCTGCAATAATCAAGAGCGGACGGTTGGTTTTCAAAATACTTTCCAACAATGGCAGAATCTCTTGAATATTAGAAATTTTCTTGTCTGTAATCAAGATATAAGGGTTATCCAGATCAGCCACCATTTTTTCACTATCCGTCACCATGTATTGAGACAGGTAGCCACGGTCAAACTGCATTCCTTCTACGACATCCAGCTCTGTTTCCATACCTTTGGACTCTTCGATGGTGATAACGCCATCATTGCCAACTTTTTCCATAGCTTCAGAGATGTACTCGCCGACTTTCTCGCTGCGAGAAGATACGGCAGCAACCTGAGCAATCGCTTCTTTGTTAGAAACCGGAATCGCAGTTTCTTTCAGAGCGCTGACAGCAGTCGCAACTGCTGCTTCAATCCCGCGGCGGATACCGATTGGATTAGCACCAGCAGTGACGTTTTTGATTCCTTCTCGAACAATAGCTTGGGTCAAAACAGTAGCAGTCGTTGTTCCGTCCCCAGCAATATCATTGGTTTTTGAAGCAACTTCTGATACCAACTTAGCACCCATATTTTCGAAATGATCTTCCAATTCAATTTCCTTGGCAATGGTCACACCGTCATTGGTGATGAGGGGTGAACCAAAAGATTTTTCCAAAACAACATTGCGGCCTTTAGGACCCAAGGTCACCTTGACAGTATCTGCTAGAATATCCACACCACGAACCATTGCACTGCGTGCATCTGATGAAAATTTAATATCTTTTGCCATTTTTAAACCTCTTTCTTAGATTTTTACTCCACAATTGCAAGAATGCTTGCTTCTCCAACAACCAAGAATGTCTCATCCTGATCTTTGACTTCAATGCCAGCATGGCTTTCAACTAAAACCTTATCACCTGGCTTGACACTTGGTGCGACCAGTTCTCCGTTGAGCGTACGGATGCCTTGGCCGATTGCGATGACTGTCGCTTCTTTTGTCGCATCTTGCCCTGCACCAGCAATAACAAAGCCACCAACTTTCTGTTCTTTTTCTTCTACTTTTAAGACCACACGGTCACCTAATGGTTTTAACATGGTTTTCCTCCAAAGATTGAATTTTAGCACTCTATTATAGCGAGTGCTAATCTATAGTTAATATTGTATCACTTGGTCAGAAATAGTCAAGAAAAAAACTTTGCCAAATGACAAAGTTTTTGGGAGGAAAGTTAATTGGAATCCTTATTGAGCTAACTTCAGCTTCTCTTCAAAATCATCAATGACCTTTTGTAAATTCAGTCGACCCTTGTAGATGCCATAGCCAAAAACTAGCATGGCAAGGATGCCCAAAATAGCCAAGATAACACCGATGATGAACAGAAGCAGATTGGTTCGATGAAAGAGATAGATCAGGACAAAAGCGATTGGCTTCTTCCAGACAAAAAACAAAGGCATTGTCATAAAATACCTTCGTTTCTGTAAACATTTATTCAAATACAAATTGATTGTGGTAGAGTTCAGAATAGAAGCCGCCCAGTTGTAGCAGTTCCCGGTGGTTACCTCTTTCAATGACTTCGCCGTCTTTTAAGACAATGATTTGGTCAGCATTTAGTATAGTCTTTAAGCGGTGAGCGATGACAAAGCTGGTTCGGCCTGCCACAATAGCCTCCATCGCGCTCTGGATCTTGCTCTCGGTTACCGTATCAACGTTGGAGGTAGCCTCATCCAAGATTAGCACTTGAGGATCGGTCAAAAGGGTTCGAGCGATTGAAATCAATTGCTTTTGACCTGTTGAAAAGATGTTTTGATCATCATCTACGATTGTATCGTATTTATCAGGCAAGCTTTCAATATACTCGTGAATATGGGTTGCACGCGCAGCGATTTCAACCATCTCCTGACTGGCATCCGGCACTCCAAATCTAATATTGTCTCGAATGGTTCCGCTGAACAAAACAGAATCTTGCAAAACGATACCGACATGACTGCGCAAGCTATCTAAGTCATAGTCTCGGATATCGCGTCCGTCAAATTCGATACTGCCCTTATCCACATCGTAAAAACGATTGATCAAGTTCATGATGGTCGTCTTGCCCGATCCTGTCGGTCCTACAACGGCAATCATCTTGCCTTTTGGCGCTGAGATGGAAACATCTTTCAAAATCGACTTACCTTCGACATAAGAGAAATCCACATGTTTTATCTCGACGCCTTCTCTCAGCTCGGTAAAGGCTGGTGCATTCTGCGGACGCACTTCCTCAGGCGCATCAAACATTTCCTGAATCCGATCCGCACCAGTGAAAGCCAGCTGCAGACTTCCCCAGCTTGCCGCAACCTGAATGATAGGCTGATAGTATTGTTGAGAAAACTGTGTAAAGGTTGAAATCAGACCAATGGCTACTGAGGTCTTCACATTAGGATCATTGAGCATAATGGCTGAACCTACAAAAATCACGATAGCCGTATTGATCAGGCTCATTCCGTTCATGACAGGAAAGAGCAAGCCAGCAAAAGCGCGTCCTTTGAAAGTAGCTGACCGAACCTTATCATTTTGCTGGACAAAGCCTTTGATGACTTCTTCTTGCATCCCCTGCACAATAACTGCCTTCTGGCCGGAAATCGTCTCATCCATGTAAGCATTGAGCTGACCGACTTCTTTTTGCTGCAAGTCTGTATACTTGCGAGCCAGCTTGACGATGGATACCAAGACAATGATGGCTACTGGCGTACTGGCAATCGTCACCCAAGCCAAGGTCGCATGCCGCATAAACATAATGATAATCAGGCCGATATAGAGAGCGATATTGCTCATCACTTGGACTAGACTCTCGTTGAAAGCTTGCAAGATATTATCTAAATCGCTGGTAAAACGCGACAAGATATCCCCGTCTTGATGGCGGTCAAAGAAGGAAACGGTCAAGCGAGCCAATTTTCCAAAGAGCCCCTTACGCATTTCATTAGTTGAGTAGGAGATAATCCGACTCATCAGCAGCATGTAGATCAAGCTAGATAGCGAAAGGAAGATGAAAGCCAGCGCCAAATTCCACATAATTCCTTGAAAAGCGGCAAAGGCAGAAACGTCGCCTGAAGCCAGCTTGCCATTCGCAAAAGCACTGCCCAACTCCACCAACTCACTAATGGCTAGACCGGTAAAAATCGGAAAGAGAACCTGTAAAACCGTCGAGATGATAATCATAATCATAACGATCAAAAAGGCCAGTTTATACTGTTTAAAATATTGCCAGAAAAATTTCGCTGTCTTCATCTTAGTCCTCCTTTCCTTTTTGAGTCTCATAAATTTCTCGGTAGACATCATTTGTAGCGACCAAGTCTGCGTGTCTACCTTGGCCAATCAAGCGTCCTTGATCTAGCACCAAAATCTTGTCCGCATGAACCACGGAGCTAATCTTCTGAGCAATAATGATGGTCGTTGTTCCCTTCAAATCCTTGTTCAGCGCCTCTTGAACCAGTTTTTCGGACTTGGCATCCAGAGCGGAAGTCGAGTCATCTAGGATAAGAATATTGGGATTGCTGACGACACCACGCGCGATGGACATTCTTTGCTTTTGTCCGCCGGAGAAATTATTTCCCCGTTCTTCGACTTGGCTGTTGTAGGTATCTTCCATGCGATTGATAAACTCACTCGCCTGAGCAATGCGCGCCGCCTGTTCTAACTCTGGCAGGCTAGCATTTTGCTTTCCTTGACGCAGATTGTCCGCAATCGTCCCCTTAAATAAAATAGCTTTTTGCAGAACGATAGAGACATTTTTTCTCAGAGAAGCTTCACTAATATCTCGCAAGTCCTTGCCACCAATTTTGATGGAGCCTTCCTGAGGATCAAAAAGACGCGGAATAAGCTGGGCCAGAGTTGATTTTCCTGCTCCCGTTGCTCCGACAATACCAATCATCTCTCCCGGTTTGACTTCAAAGCTAATATCCTTGAGCATGGGCTCTGTATCTGTCGGATAGGTAAAGGTCACATGGTCAAAGACCAGACTACCTTCCAGATCTTCGTCAACTTCATTCTTGAAGGTCATCGCTGGCTCTGTATCCAAGACCTCCTTGATCCGCCGAATCGACACCATGGCACGCGTAACGGTATTGCCCAAAAAGCCAACCATGATAATAGTAAACATGATTTGATTCAAATAAGAAATGAAAGAGACAATGGAGCTAACCAAGCCTGGATCCATCTGTATCATGCTAGACAAGAGCCACATGGTCAGATAGACAGCCCCGTAGCCAACGATCATCATCATCGGTTGAACGATCGAAAAGGCATAACCAATAAAGAGATTTTGCTCCAAAAGTTCATCTGAAACTTGCGTAAACTTCTGATACTGCTCTCTCTCCTGCACGAAAGATTTGACGACACGGACACCACGCAGGTTTTCTTTGGCAATCGAATTGATCTTTTCTAAGAGAACTTGGAATTTGGCAAAGCGTGGACCCATCAAGCCCATCATCACTCCTGTCAAAAAGAAGACCAAAAAGACCATCAGGACAATGACCCACCACAAGGAAGGAATGGTCACCACCGCCAGAATAAAGGAGCCTAAAAATAAAATAGGCAGGCGGAATAAAATCTGAAACATCATCATGACCAAATTTTGCACTTGATTGATGTCGTTGGTCATTCGGACGACTAGATTCCCCGCATTGAACTGTTCAATATTGGCATAAGAGAAGGCCTGGATTTTCCGAAAGGTTTTTTCCCGTAAATCCGACGACACACCTTGGGAAATATAGGCTGCCAGAGTCACATTTGCCCCACCAGCGAGCAAGCCAACCAGACCAAAGCCCAGCAACCAAGCCCCCAAACGATAGATTTCTTGCCGATTTCCTGCCAAAAGAGCATTCAAGACATCTTTGAGATACAAGGGCTGCAACAGCGAGCTAGCCAGCATCAGCGATGTCATCAGAAGAGATAAAAAGATAAATAATTTATAGGCTGATAAAGCTTTTCTGAACATAATTCCTCCTCGTAGATTTTTAACTTTGTTTAGCTTCCTTACTATATCACACATAAAAACAATGTCAAGTAAGAAATTTCAGTTATTATATGGTACAATATAATAAATAACTCTAAAAGCAAGTGAGGCCTTTTGTGGGTCTCGTACAAGGAGAAAAGATGGATAAACAACGAATTGCTGTGATTGGCCCCGGTTCTTGGGGAACGGCTCTATCGCAAGTCCTCAATGATAATGGCCATGAAGTCCGGATTTGGGGCAATATTGCAGAGCAGATTGACGAGATCAATAACCAGCATACAAACAAACGCTATTTCAAAGATGTTGTTCTAAGCGAAGAGATCAAGGCTTATCACAACTTGAAAGATGCTCTAGAAAACGTAGATGCTGTCCTTTTTGTCGTGCCGACCAAGGTGACCCGTCTGGTAGCCAAACAAGTTGCGCAAACCTTGGATCACAAGGTAAAAATCATGCATGCATCCAAGGGACTAGAACCTAACAGCCACCAACGGATTTCGACCATTCTGGAAGAGGAAATCCCTGCTGACTTGCGCAGCGAGATTGTCGTTGTTTCAGGTCCTAGCCACGCTGAGGAAACCATCGTTCGCGATATTACCCTGATTACCGCAGCATCCAAGGATCTTGAAACTGCTAAATATGTGCAGGAGCTCTTCAGCAACCACTATTTCCGACTCTACACTAATACCGATGTCGTTGGCGTAGAAACAGCAGGTGCTCTGAAAAATATCATCGCAGTTGGAGCCGGAGCTCTCCACGGACTGGGCTATGGTGACAATGCCAAAGCTGCCATCATCACACGCGGTCTGGCTGAAATTACCCGACTTGGTGTCAAACTGGGAGCCAACCCTCTGACTTACAGCGGTCTTTCTGGTGTCGGCGACTTGATTGTCACAGGAACTTCTGTCCACTCTCGCAACTGGCGGGCTGGAGATGCGCTGGGTCGTGGCGAAAAATTGGCTGATATTGAAGCCAACATGGGCATGGTTATCGAAGGAATCTCTACGACCAAGGCAGCCTACGAATTAGCTCAAGAGCTCGGTGTCTACATGCCAATTACCCAGGCTATTTACAAGGTCATCTATGACGGCCATGATATCAAAGATGCCATTCATGATATGATGAGCAATGAGTTCAAAGCTGAAAATGAGTGGTCTTAAGTTACAGTATTTTTTATAAAGGAGAAAGTTATGTCAAAAGTCAGAAAAGCAGTCATCCCTGCAGCCGGTCTCGGTACCCGCTTCTTACCAGCCACTAAGGCACTAGCCAAGGAAATGCTGCCGATCGTTGACAAACCAACTATTCAGTTTATCGTCGAGGAAGCTCTTAAGTCTGGAATCAAAGACATTCTGGTTGTTACAGGGAAGTCAAAACGCTCCATAGAGGATCACTTTGACTCAAACTTTGAATTAGAATACAACCTCAAGGAAAAGGGTAAGAACGACTTACTCAAGCTGGTGGATGAAACTACTGGTATTGGATTGCATTTCATCCGTCAGAGCCATCCACGTGGGCTAGGAGATGCTGTCCTTCAAGCTAAGGCTTTTGTCGGAAATGAACCCTTTGTGGTCATGCTGGGTGATGATTTGATGGATATTACCAATGACAAGGCAGTGCCACTCACCAAGCAACTCATGGATGACTATGCGGCAACCCACGCATCTACAATTGCAGTTATGCAAGTTCCTCACGAAGAAGTCTCTGCTTACGGCGTTATTGCACCGCAAGGCGAAGGAGTCAATGGCCTCTACAGCGTTGAAAAATTTGTTGAAAAACCGGCACCAGAAGATGCGCCAAGCGATTTGGCCATTATCGGACGCTATCTGCTCACACCAGAAATTTTTGAAATCCTAGAAAAACAAACTCCCGGCGCTGGCAATGAAATTCAACTGACGGATGCCATCGATACCCTCAACAAGACTCAGCGCGTTTTTGCCCGCGAATTTAAAGGTGACCGCTATGATGTCGGCGATAAATTCGGCTTTATGAAAACTTCTATCGATTATGCTCTCAAGCACCCACAAGTCAAGGACGATTTGAAACAATACATTATCGATTTAGGCAAAAAATTAGATAAGAAAACGAAAAAATAAATAAAAGCGCTCAAGCAATAGATTAGCTGATGCAAGAACTTTTAACACTATACAGAAAAGAGGCTGGGACAAAAGTCCTAGCCTCTCAATTGTCTTTGGATGTCGAGCAAGACGCAGTGGTTGAGTGGGTCCTACTAGGCTGATTTCATCAGCTTTTACAGCCCTACTCAACTGTGCGGAGGTGGGACGACGAAATCGAATTCTAACGAATTACCGATTTCTGTCCCACTTTCATTGGGTTCATTTCTTAAAAAATTGGTCTTTGAAAAGTCAGAAAAATCAGAATAGCTGCTAATCCAAGGTAGGCCGCTAATGCTAAAAAACGTTGAGACTTGCTAAAAGCGTAACGCTCTCCCGAAACTGGTAAGATCACAGCTCCTAAAGCTCCACCGACTAGACCGCCCAAGTGCCCTGCAAGACTAATTCCCGGTAAAAAACTCATGATCAGATTGACAGCCAGCAGGCTCATATAGGACTGACCCAGCTGCTGCAGATAGTAGTTTCGCGTAGCATAACGAAGCACAACAACGGAAGCAAAAAGGCCGAAAAGAGCAGTAGAAGCCCCAGCTGCCAGGCTGTCGGGTGAAAAATAGACAACAAATAAGTTCCCCATCACTCCTGACATCAGGTAGAGTATCAAAAATTTCCAAGAGCCGAAGATGGCTTCAATCTGTCGACCAAGGAAGTAAAGCGTCAGCATATTAATCACAAAATGCTCCAAGCCAATGTGGATAAAAATAGCAGCAAAAACCCGCCAAAACTGCTCCGGCAGCGCTTGAATCGTGTAACCGCGCACGGCGCCAAAGTAATACAAGGCTTCGGAACTGCTGTATTGAAAACCGTAGGAAAGAAACATCAAGGCGAAAACAAGGCTCGTTAGGATAAGCAAAATGCTTGTCACGGGATAGTCTCTATCAAAGATTTGTTTCATAAATGAGTAACTCCTTTACTGCAACATCATGTTGAGCTGGTGTAAAATCTGCCTGCTGGGCTGCATAAATAGTGCTGATGGATGCTCCTGCATAATCAGCCAGATAACGGTCATAGTAGCCACCGCCGTAACCAATTCGAAAGCCTTGAGAATTGAAAACAACGCCCGGCACATGAATCAGATCAATCTCCGGCTTCTCCACAGCCTCTTCGCTTATCGGCTCCATAAGGCCAAAAGAGCTCTTTTGCAGGCTGCTTTCATCATAATCCACAAAGATCATCCGACCCTGGCCGTAGGTTTTAGGCACTAAAACCCGCTTGCCGTCCAACTGAGCCTGCTTGATAAAGGCTGCAGTTGAGATTTCATGCGGCATGGAAAGATAAGTAGCGATAACCTGAGCTTTTTGATAAGCTGCTGAACTGAGCAAGTGCTGGGTCAGCCAGCTATCTGCCTGCTCTTTTTCTTTTCCTGCAAGTTTCTTCATCTGCTTCAGTACAGTTTGTCTCAACTCTTTTTTCATGCAACTCATCCACCTTGTTCTTATCTTTCGTTGATTTTATAATCTAGGAATTTCCCAATCTTTTCAATAGCAAAGGACAGTGCTGCCTCGTCCGGTGTCATCTTGGGATGATGGAGGGCATAGGGACTATCCACTCCCAGCCAGAACATGACGCCCTTGACCTTGCTGAGCAGATAGCCGAAATCCTCGCCTGTCATAGCCGGCGCAATATCAATCAACTGCACTCCTTCTTCCTTCTGGAAAAAGTCCATCAATTCATCTGCCAGAACTGGATCATTTTCTACGGGTAGGTAGCCGCCTTGCTTGAGTTCCAAGTCCAATTCCAGATCGAAACTTTGGGCTATGCCCTCTGCTATTTCCCGTAAGCGCTTTTGGGTCAAGAGGTTCATCTCCTGAGTCAGAGTCCGAATGGTGCCATGCAGAAAGGCCGTTTCTGCGATGACATTGTTGGTCGTGCCAGCATGGAGCGAACCAAAGGTCACAACCGCTCCCTCGATCGGATCGACATTGCGGCTGACAATGGTCTGCACCTGGGTGATAAAGTAGCTAGCTGCCACCAAAGCATCATTGGCTTCATGAGGAAAAGCCGCATGACCGCCCTTTCCCTTAAAAGTCAGCTTAACTTCACAGGTCCCAGCAAAGAGAGTCCCTCTGTTAG
This genomic window from Streptococcus cristatus AS 1.3089 contains:
- a CDS encoding ABC transporter ATP-binding protein encodes the protein MKTAKFFWQYFKQYKLAFLIVMIMIIISTVLQVLFPIFTGLAISELVELGSAFANGKLASGDVSAFAAFQGIMWNLALAFIFLSLSSLIYMLLMSRIISYSTNEMRKGLFGKLARLTVSFFDRHQDGDILSRFTSDLDNILQAFNESLVQVMSNIALYIGLIIIMFMRHATLAWVTIASTPVAIIVLVSIVKLARKYTDLQQKEVGQLNAYMDETISGQKAVIVQGMQEEVIKGFVQQNDKVRSATFKGRAFAGLLFPVMNGMSLINTAIVIFVGSAIMLNDPNVKTSVAIGLISTFTQFSQQYYQPIIQVAASWGSLQLAFTGADRIQEMFDAPEEVRPQNAPAFTELREGVEIKHVDFSYVEGKSILKDVSISAPKGKMIAVVGPTGSGKTTIMNLINRFYDVDKGSIEFDGRDIRDYDLDSLRSHVGIVLQDSVLFSGTIRDNIRFGVPDASQEMVEIAARATHIHEYIESLPDKYDTIVDDDQNIFSTGQKQLISIARTLLTDPQVLILDEATSNVDTVTESKIQSAMEAIVAGRTSFVIAHRLKTILNADQIIVLKDGEVIERGNHRELLQLGGFYSELYHNQFVFE
- a CDS encoding NAD(P)H-dependent glycerol-3-phosphate dehydrogenase, which produces MDKQRIAVIGPGSWGTALSQVLNDNGHEVRIWGNIAEQIDEINNQHTNKRYFKDVVLSEEIKAYHNLKDALENVDAVLFVVPTKVTRLVAKQVAQTLDHKVKIMHASKGLEPNSHQRISTILEEEIPADLRSEIVVVSGPSHAEETIVRDITLITAASKDLETAKYVQELFSNHYFRLYTNTDVVGVETAGALKNIIAVGAGALHGLGYGDNAKAAIITRGLAEITRLGVKLGANPLTYSGLSGVGDLIVTGTSVHSRNWRAGDALGRGEKLADIEANMGMVIEGISTTKAAYELAQELGVYMPITQAIYKVIYDGHDIKDAIHDMMSNEFKAENEWS
- a CDS encoding ABC transporter ATP-binding protein, which produces MFRKALSAYKLFIFLSLLMTSLMLASSLLQPLYLKDVLNALLAGNRQEIYRLGAWLLGFGLVGLLAGGANVTLAAYISQGVSSDLREKTFRKIQAFSYANIEQFNAGNLVVRMTNDINQVQNLVMMMFQILFRLPILFLGSFILAVVTIPSLWWVIVLMVFLVFFLTGVMMGLMGPRFAKFQVLLEKINSIAKENLRGVRVVKSFVQEREQYQKFTQVSDELLEQNLFIGYAFSIVQPMMMIVGYGAVYLTMWLLSSMIQMDPGLVSSIVSFISYLNQIMFTIIMVGFLGNTVTRAMVSIRRIKEVLDTEPAMTFKNEVDEDLEGSLVFDHVTFTYPTDTEPMLKDISFEVKPGEMIGIVGATGAGKSTLAQLIPRLFDPQEGSIKIGGKDLRDISEASLRKNVSIVLQKAILFKGTIADNLRQGKQNASLPELEQAARIAQASEFINRMEDTYNSQVEERGNNFSGGQKQRMSIARGVVSNPNILILDDSTSALDAKSEKLVQEALNKDLKGTTTIIIAQKISSVVHADKILVLDQGRLIGQGRHADLVATNDVYREIYETQKGKED
- the groL gene encoding chaperonin GroEL (60 kDa chaperone family; promotes refolding of misfolded polypeptides especially under stressful conditions; forms two stacked rings of heptamers to form a barrel-shaped 14mer; ends can be capped by GroES; misfolded proteins enter the barrel where they are refolded when GroES binds) encodes the protein MAKDIKFSSDARSAMVRGVDILADTVKVTLGPKGRNVVLEKSFGSPLITNDGVTIAKEIELEDHFENMGAKLVSEVASKTNDIAGDGTTTATVLTQAIVREGIKNVTAGANPIGIRRGIEAAVATAVSALKETAIPVSNKEAIAQVAAVSSRSEKVGEYISEAMEKVGNDGVITIEESKGMETELDVVEGMQFDRGYLSQYMVTDSEKMVADLDNPYILITDKKISNIQEILPLLESILKTNRPLLIIADDVDGEALPTLVLNKIRGTFNVVAVKAPGFGDRRKAMLEDIAILTGGTVITEDLGLELKDATIEALGQASKVTVDKDSTVIVEGSGNPEAIANRVAVIKSQIESTTSEFDKEKLQERLAKLSGGVAVIKVGAATETELKEMKLRIEDALNATRAAVEEGIVSGGGTAFVSVLGAVAALELTGDEATGRNIVLRALEEPVRQIALNAGFEGSIVIDRLKNSEAGTGFNAATGEWVNMIEAGIIDPVKVTRSALQNAASVASLILTTEAVVANKPEPAPAAPAMDPSMMGGMM
- a CDS encoding rhomboid family intramembrane serine protease, encoding MKQIFDRDYPVTSILLILTSLVFALMFLSYGFQYSSSEALYYFGAVRGYTIQALPEQFWRVFAAIFIHIGLEHFVINMLTLYFLGRQIEAIFGSWKFLILYLMSGVMGNLFVVYFSPDSLAAGASTALFGLFASVVVLRYATRNYYLQQLGQSYMSLLAVNLIMSFLPGISLAGHLGGLVGGALGAVILPVSGERYAFSKSQRFLALAAYLGLAAILIFLTFQRPIF
- a CDS encoding N-acetyldiaminopimelate deacetylase, producing MLDYLNIRRDLHQIPEIGLEEYKTHAYLMQVIDGLTAGLDFVEIRTWRTGILVFIKGSSPDKTIGWRTDIDGLPIVEDTGLDFASTHEGRMHACGHDMHMTVALGLLEQAVSAQPIHNLLFLFQPAEENEAGGMLMYEDGAFGDWLPDEFYGLHVRPDLKVGDIATNRGTLFAGTCEVKLTFKGKGGHAAFPHEANDALVAASYFITQVQTIVSRNVDPIEGAVVTFGSLHAGTTNNVIAETAFLHGTIRTLTQEMNLLTQKRLREIAEGIAQSFDLELDLELKQGGYLPVENDPVLADELMDFFQKEEGVQLIDIAPAMTGEDFGYLLSKVKGVMFWLGVDSPYALHHPKMTPDEAALSFAIEKIGKFLDYKINER
- a CDS encoding GNAT family N-acetyltransferase, whose translation is MTIRFEENVSIENAQFVCQWSNSLGKSFQEQWMGTMIPFPLTIQVLQDLEGIFSIFDGQEFVGLIQKIRLEDRNLHIGRFFINPQKQGQGLGSQALRKFVSLALENGDIDSVSLNVYEANQRAQNLYQKEGFEIVQMVEEPVRKYIMKKFR
- the galU gene encoding UTP--glucose-1-phosphate uridylyltransferase GalU, whose product is MSKVRKAVIPAAGLGTRFLPATKALAKEMLPIVDKPTIQFIVEEALKSGIKDILVVTGKSKRSIEDHFDSNFELEYNLKEKGKNDLLKLVDETTGIGLHFIRQSHPRGLGDAVLQAKAFVGNEPFVVMLGDDLMDITNDKAVPLTKQLMDDYAATHASTIAVMQVPHEEVSAYGVIAPQGEGVNGLYSVEKFVEKPAPEDAPSDLAIIGRYLLTPEIFEILEKQTPGAGNEIQLTDAIDTLNKTQRVFAREFKGDRYDVGDKFGFMKTSIDYALKHPQVKDDLKQYIIDLGKKLDKKTKK
- the groES gene encoding co-chaperone GroES, whose product is MLKPLGDRVVLKVEEKEQKVGGFVIAGAGQDATKEATVIAIGQGIRTLNGELVAPSVKPGDKVLVESHAGIEVKDQDETFLVVGEASILAIVE
- a CDS encoding 5-formyltetrahydrofolate cyclo-ligase, which encodes MKKELRQTVLKQMKKLAGKEKEQADSWLTQHLLSSAAYQKAQVIATYLSMPHEISTAAFIKQAQLDGKRVLVPKTYGQGRMIFVDYDESSLQKSSFGLMEPISEEAVEKPEIDLIHVPGVVFNSQGFRIGYGGGYYDRYLADYAGASISTIYAAQQADFTPAQHDVAVKELLIYETNL